Proteins encoded within one genomic window of Brockia lithotrophica:
- a CDS encoding undecaprenyl-diphosphate phosphatase: protein MNVWWTSVLLGILEGLTEFLPVSSTAHLILAGHALGFVGPLADTFTVAIQLGAVLAVVKLYARRLGELLAPPYMGSGRLDLGHLFLGILPAFVFGAVFHDAIKARLFSPRSVVVGLVLGSLFMLAAEVLGRRREGGGVRTAEGKALDALTYREALWIGVFQSFALFPGFSRAGATIGGGVLVGLSRTAAAEFSFLLAVPVMLGATAFDLAKSFSVLADGGAFVLALGFGTAFVSAYAAVRLFVRFVERIGLLPFVVYRLLLAVVLLPVVW, encoded by the coding sequence GTGAACGTCTGGTGGACGAGCGTTCTCCTGGGAATTTTAGAAGGGCTCACCGAGTTTTTGCCTGTGTCGTCGACGGCCCACCTCATCCTCGCCGGGCACGCCCTGGGCTTTGTCGGACCGCTTGCGGACACGTTTACGGTCGCGATTCAGCTCGGGGCCGTGCTCGCCGTCGTAAAGCTGTACGCCCGCCGCCTGGGCGAACTCCTCGCCCCGCCCTACATGGGTTCGGGGCGGCTCGACCTCGGGCACCTCTTTTTGGGAATCCTCCCGGCCTTCGTCTTTGGCGCCGTGTTTCACGACGCGATCAAGGCCCGCCTTTTTTCTCCCCGAAGCGTCGTCGTCGGCCTCGTCCTCGGCTCCCTCTTCATGCTCGCGGCGGAAGTACTCGGTCGCCGTAGGGAGGGAGGGGGCGTCCGAACCGCGGAGGGCAAGGCGCTCGACGCCCTCACGTACCGCGAAGCCTTGTGGATCGGCGTGTTTCAGAGTTTCGCCTTGTTTCCCGGGTTTTCACGGGCCGGGGCGACGATCGGTGGCGGGGTTCTCGTAGGGCTCAGCCGTACGGCGGCGGCAGAGTTTTCCTTCCTCCTCGCCGTCCCGGTGATGCTCGGCGCGACCGCCTTCGACCTCGCGAAGAGCTTTTCCGTGCTCGCCGACGGCGGCGCCTTCGTCCTCGCCTTGGGCTTTGGAACTGCCTTCGTTTCCGCCTATGCGGCGGTGCGCCTCTTCGTGCGCTTCGTGGAACGCATCGGGCTTCTCCCTTTCGTCGTCTACCGCCTTCTCCTCGCCGTCGTCCTCCTTCCCGTCGTCTGGTGA
- a CDS encoding response regulator transcription factor, whose product MPKILVVDDDAHILRMLARALRYEGFAVETAPDAETALRIFRRGGVSLVLLDVVLPDADGVSLIAEFRAVDPDVPVLLVTARDAVPDRVHGLMRGADDYVVKPFHLEELLARVRSNLRKARREDGEILRVGDLEADVARRVVRRGGRHLELTPREFELLLLFLHHPGRVLAKGEILSRVWGHDAEVDENVVEVYVAQLRQKTEQGGAPRLIHTVRGVGYVLRAPETGAGGVPSSGVPKGE is encoded by the coding sequence ATGCCCAAGATCCTCGTCGTCGACGACGACGCCCACATCTTGCGCATGCTCGCCCGCGCCCTGCGCTATGAGGGGTTTGCCGTGGAGACGGCGCCCGACGCAGAGACGGCGCTCCGGATCTTCCGCCGCGGCGGGGTGAGCCTCGTCCTTTTGGACGTCGTCCTTCCCGACGCGGACGGCGTATCCCTCATTGCCGAGTTTCGCGCCGTCGACCCCGACGTCCCCGTTCTCCTCGTCACCGCCCGCGATGCGGTACCCGACCGCGTGCACGGCCTCATGCGCGGCGCGGACGACTACGTCGTGAAGCCCTTTCACCTCGAGGAGCTCCTCGCCCGCGTGCGGAGTAACCTGCGCAAGGCGAGGCGCGAAGACGGGGAGATCCTGCGCGTGGGCGACCTCGAGGCGGACGTGGCACGCCGCGTCGTGCGGCGCGGCGGGCGCCACCTGGAACTCACCCCGCGCGAGTTCGAGCTCCTCCTCCTCTTTCTCCACCACCCGGGGCGCGTCCTCGCCAAGGGGGAGATCCTCTCCCGCGTCTGGGGGCACGACGCGGAGGTCGACGAAAACGTGGTGGAGGTGTACGTCGCCCAACTTCGGCAGAAGACCGAGCAAGGGGGCGCCCCGCGGCTCATCCACACCGTACGCGGGGTAGGGTATGTCCTCCGTGCCCCCGAAACCGGTGCGGGCGGCGTCCCTTCCTCGGGTGTTCCGAAGGGGGAGTAG
- a CDS encoding YheC/YheD family protein has protein sequence MPLGPFPVVAVALETPPRDAREAAYYRALAAYVGERGGLVFGASPEHLARATRRGVRGFPLSGGSGTPDFYPTPHVVYNRLRRRSAETSPAWEEALRRLAHLNVAVVNARFLDKWTVHECLAATPLRRHLPPTTPYADGAHLRRVLEEWGRVYLKPRHGSGGRGIYVLTREAPLARSASPEEETPRTRERGEFPVQVRTPTSEGPTVLPLGDFLRRTHRHLRSRGYLVQHALPALSLHGRPVDARIVVVWDGGRWRIASAVLRLGRPGSPVSNIAQGGTALPLRKTWPLLRRRFPRLPSTDAPLRRLALRAAEALADCGIGPIGELGVDLLPTPHGRTYLLELNAKPDKRGSRAGLPPTVPPLHRMFVAFARNRRHT, from the coding sequence ATGCCCTTAGGACCGTTTCCCGTCGTCGCCGTAGCCCTAGAGACCCCTCCGCGAGACGCACGCGAGGCGGCCTACTACCGCGCGCTGGCGGCGTACGTAGGGGAACGCGGAGGGCTCGTCTTCGGCGCAAGCCCGGAGCACCTCGCCCGCGCCACGCGGCGCGGGGTGCGGGGCTTTCCCCTCTCGGGCGGCTCGGGAACACCGGACTTCTACCCTACGCCGCACGTCGTCTACAACCGCCTGCGCCGCCGAAGTGCGGAGACCTCACCCGCGTGGGAAGAAGCCCTTCGTCGTCTGGCGCACCTCAACGTTGCCGTGGTGAACGCGCGGTTTCTCGACAAGTGGACGGTCCACGAGTGCCTCGCCGCCACCCCCCTCCGGCGGCATCTGCCTCCCACCACCCCGTACGCAGACGGCGCGCACCTCCGCCGCGTGCTCGAGGAGTGGGGGCGCGTCTACCTCAAGCCGCGGCACGGTTCGGGAGGTAGGGGGATCTACGTCCTCACCCGCGAAGCCCCCTTGGCGCGTTCTGCATCCCCGGAGGAGGAGACGCCGCGAACGCGAGAGCGGGGGGAATTTCCGGTTCAAGTGCGTACCCCGACTTCGGAAGGACCCACGGTCCTCCCCTTGGGGGACTTCCTCCGCCGTACCCACCGCCACCTCCGTAGCCGCGGCTACCTCGTTCAGCACGCTCTCCCCGCCCTTTCCCTGCACGGACGCCCTGTAGACGCGCGCATCGTCGTCGTTTGGGACGGGGGGCGGTGGCGGATCGCCTCCGCTGTCCTTCGGCTCGGTCGTCCCGGATCTCCCGTGAGCAACATCGCCCAAGGAGGAACCGCTCTCCCCCTCCGGAAGACGTGGCCCCTCCTGCGAAGGCGGTTCCCCCGACTGCCAAGCACGGACGCCCCCCTCCGGCGCCTCGCGCTCCGGGCGGCGGAGGCGTTGGCCGACTGCGGGATCGGACCGATCGGCGAGCTCGGCGTCGACCTCCTCCCGACGCCCCACGGGCGAACGTACCTCCTCGAACTGAACGCCAAGCCCGACAAGCGGGGTTCCCGCGCCGGGCTTCCCCCCACCGTGCCCCCGCTCCACCGAATGTTCGTCGCCTTTGCGCGAAACCGACGCCACACGTAG
- the proC gene encoding pyrroline-5-carboxylate reductase, with product MLLLPSPPALAIVTRTLGEYVSAFRHILCRSGPAPKRRADAVLLAANARPNAGGKLAGLTLWGEAAFFPPPRRAYVSLAPPLQRKERQLLFRLKRSGTELFGGPLPNKTTVHELLVRTGEADDLLPYRRPLTSLRDLEEWPFPAAVVKPRAGSRGRGVRLATLSPPYLLWGQDAHGLSFRTAYQRREDLFAALVPDLGGTFLEEPLPLLTPDGRPYDVRVFLLREAACADRPYLLAVVVRLGLRGRFTANLHTGGTPLSFREFARRYPDLGTAERKERLRKAAVRVGALVFRLFPRAWEVGLDFGFRATGEPVLLEVNGTPGRTSLRALGADLPARRLTRLLRLGLSPCAAERYPGSVVGKARARAGRGCPLLRGLSARTKDPYPRETGTIAQTAAGGRERASKGREEGAVVGPWSYREPLAEVGFLGAGRIAEALIAGLVASGTDGGSILVANRTRAERLDELAGRYGVRPVRNVSDLARAPLIVLAVKPKDVPEALSPLRDLLGPEHVLVSLAAGVPLAALTRLVPKAAVARAMPNTAAQVRASATGIAFPAETPSAVRGRVLDLFSRVGSAVEVEERAMDAVTALAGSGPAFLYAALEAMVQGTEGALAPEVALRLARQMFAGAARLWEVDPAPLAEHIRRIASPGGTTERGLAVLRETGALSAFSRAVAAAAERAAEISADVVRFLEGKDGPAP from the coding sequence GTGCTCCTTCTCCCAAGTCCCCCCGCACTCGCCATCGTCACCCGCACGCTGGGGGAGTACGTCTCCGCCTTTCGCCACATCCTCTGCCGCAGCGGACCCGCTCCAAAAAGGCGCGCGGACGCGGTGCTCCTCGCCGCAAACGCGCGGCCAAACGCGGGGGGAAAACTCGCGGGCCTCACGCTGTGGGGGGAAGCGGCGTTCTTTCCGCCTCCCCGCCGGGCGTACGTCTCCCTCGCTCCCCCCTTGCAGCGCAAGGAGCGGCAGTTGCTCTTTCGCCTCAAGCGCTCGGGCACGGAGCTCTTCGGAGGGCCCCTCCCGAACAAAACGACCGTGCACGAACTCCTCGTCCGTACAGGGGAGGCGGACGACCTCCTCCCCTACCGCCGCCCCCTGACCTCCCTCCGGGACCTCGAAGAGTGGCCCTTCCCCGCAGCGGTGGTCAAACCCCGGGCCGGGAGCCGAGGACGCGGCGTGCGGCTCGCGACGCTTTCCCCTCCGTACCTCCTCTGGGGCCAAGATGCCCACGGCCTCTCCTTTCGCACCGCGTACCAAAGGAGAGAAGACCTCTTTGCCGCGCTCGTTCCGGACCTAGGCGGCACCTTCCTCGAAGAGCCCCTCCCCCTCCTCACCCCCGACGGCCGCCCCTACGACGTCCGCGTCTTTTTGCTCCGCGAGGCGGCGTGCGCGGACCGGCCCTACCTCCTCGCCGTCGTCGTCCGCCTCGGACTTCGGGGACGCTTCACGGCAAACCTCCACACCGGAGGCACCCCGTTGTCCTTCCGGGAGTTCGCCCGTCGCTATCCGGACCTCGGGACGGCGGAGCGAAAGGAGCGCCTCCGGAAGGCGGCGGTGCGCGTCGGCGCGCTCGTCTTTCGTCTCTTTCCGCGCGCCTGGGAAGTCGGATTGGACTTCGGCTTTCGCGCCACGGGAGAACCCGTCCTCCTCGAGGTGAACGGAACCCCGGGACGAACGTCCTTGCGCGCCCTCGGGGCGGACCTCCCGGCACGGCGCCTTACGCGCCTTTTGCGCCTCGGCCTTTCGCCGTGTGCGGCGGAGAGGTATCCTGGAAGTGTGGTAGGAAAAGCCCGCGCCCGCGCGGGACGAGGGTGTCCTCTGCTCCGCGGTCTCTCCGCAAGGACAAAAGACCCATACCCGCGCGAGACGGGGACCATCGCGCAAACCGCCGCGGGCGGGCGCGAGAGAGCGAGCAAAGGAAGGGAAGAAGGCGCCGTGGTCGGTCCTTGGTCTTATCGAGAACCCCTCGCCGAGGTCGGATTCCTCGGAGCCGGGCGCATCGCCGAGGCTCTCATCGCCGGACTCGTCGCCTCGGGCACAGACGGCGGTTCGATCCTCGTCGCCAACCGTACGCGGGCGGAGCGCCTCGACGAGCTCGCCGGGCGCTACGGCGTTCGTCCGGTCCGGAACGTCTCCGACCTCGCCCGCGCCCCGCTGATCGTCCTCGCCGTAAAGCCCAAAGACGTCCCCGAAGCCCTCTCTCCGCTTCGGGACCTCCTCGGTCCGGAGCACGTCCTCGTCTCCCTGGCCGCGGGCGTCCCGCTCGCCGCCCTGACCCGCCTCGTCCCGAAGGCGGCAGTCGCGCGGGCGATGCCCAACACGGCCGCGCAGGTCCGCGCTTCGGCGACAGGCATCGCCTTCCCCGCAGAAACGCCCTCCGCGGTCAGGGGGCGCGTCCTCGACCTCTTCTCCCGCGTGGGAAGCGCCGTAGAGGTGGAGGAACGCGCCATGGACGCGGTCACCGCCCTCGCGGGAAGCGGCCCGGCGTTCCTCTACGCCGCCCTCGAGGCGATGGTCCAAGGGACGGAAGGGGCCCTCGCCCCCGAAGTCGCCCTCCGCCTCGCCCGCCAGATGTTCGCAGGCGCCGCCCGTCTCTGGGAGGTCGATCCCGCCCCCCTCGCCGAGCACATCCGCCGCATCGCCTCACCCGGAGGAACGACGGAGCGCGGCCTCGCCGTACTCCGGGAAACGGGCGCCCTTTCGGCCTTCTCCCGGGCGGTCGCGGCCGCGGCGGAGCGGGCGGCGGAAATCTCCGCAGACGTCGTCCGCTTTCTGGAAGGAAAGGACGGACCCGCGCCCTGA
- a CDS encoding sensor histidine kinase, protein MRVFLSRLGLRPSFRRRLALTLTAVLLALYAAVATVLYLGFAAREWSRLDASLARTAVEIARSTRVTESLALPYQAILLPDVDVFSFPNTFIEVVRPDGRVVARSLNLGDAVLPLPPKGVPDTEEYYTVRIGEAGFRVFALPLRVNDRIAGTLLVAASQAPVLETLAGIRRLLVLAGAILAVGVAAQAAAFARRALAPAEAIARVLEEAARTGDFSRRIPYAGPEDEIGRLVVLTNRLLSRVQEAQAELEEALARERQFVGDVSHALRTPLTALRGNADLLSRALQKPEDGPSAEALRELADEIGEDVERLVSLVDRLLSLARAASESAASDPFFVADHLEAAWEGILRRAGAPPATRLEVAADARRLLVRVPAWELEEVLVLLLENAAKYAPDRPLGVALRRGSPQTADAPDDVGVVWAPEAPGASDGVWAELDVWDEGPGIPADELPRIFRRFVRGRATGGVPGSGLGLALVRDLARHMGAYVRLASRPGSGTRATLYLPAEEADLA, encoded by the coding sequence GTGCGTGTGTTCCTCTCCCGCCTGGGGCTCCGCCCGTCGTTTCGCCGCCGCCTCGCCCTCACCCTCACCGCCGTCCTCCTCGCCCTGTACGCGGCCGTCGCCACGGTCCTCTACTTGGGCTTCGCCGCCCGCGAGTGGTCGCGCCTCGACGCCTCCCTCGCGCGTACGGCGGTGGAGATCGCCCGAAGCACCCGCGTCACCGAATCCCTCGCCTTGCCCTACCAGGCGATTCTCCTCCCGGACGTCGACGTCTTTTCCTTTCCCAACACGTTCATCGAGGTCGTGCGCCCCGACGGCCGCGTCGTCGCCCGCTCGTTGAACCTCGGCGACGCCGTGCTCCCCCTACCGCCCAAAGGAGTTCCGGACACGGAAGAGTACTATACGGTGCGAATCGGCGAGGCGGGCTTCCGCGTCTTTGCGCTACCCTTGCGCGTGAACGACCGGATTGCCGGCACGCTCCTCGTGGCGGCCTCCCAGGCGCCGGTGCTCGAAACTCTCGCGGGGATCCGCCGCCTCCTCGTCCTCGCCGGCGCCATCCTCGCCGTAGGCGTCGCCGCCCAAGCCGCCGCCTTTGCCCGACGGGCGCTCGCCCCTGCGGAGGCCATCGCCCGCGTCCTCGAGGAGGCCGCGCGGACGGGGGATTTTTCCCGCCGCATTCCTTACGCGGGGCCGGAGGACGAGATCGGCCGCCTCGTCGTCCTCACCAACCGCCTCCTCTCCCGCGTGCAGGAGGCCCAGGCGGAGTTGGAGGAAGCCCTGGCGCGCGAGCGGCAGTTCGTTGGGGACGTATCCCACGCCCTGCGCACCCCGCTTACGGCCCTCCGGGGGAATGCAGACCTCCTCTCCCGCGCCCTCCAAAAGCCCGAGGACGGACCTTCGGCGGAAGCCCTGCGCGAACTCGCCGACGAGATCGGAGAAGACGTGGAGCGGCTCGTCTCCCTCGTAGACCGCCTTTTGTCCCTCGCCCGCGCGGCGAGCGAAAGCGCCGCTTCCGATCCCTTCTTCGTCGCCGACCACCTCGAGGCGGCGTGGGAGGGAATCCTCCGCCGCGCGGGCGCGCCGCCCGCGACGCGGCTCGAAGTCGCCGCCGATGCCCGCCGCCTCCTTGTGCGGGTTCCCGCGTGGGAACTCGAGGAGGTCCTCGTGCTCCTCTTGGAAAACGCCGCTAAGTACGCCCCCGATCGCCCTCTGGGCGTCGCCCTTCGCCGGGGAAGTCCGCAAACGGCCGACGCGCCGGACGATGTAGGGGTCGTGTGGGCCCCGGAAGCGCCCGGCGCGTCGGATGGGGTGTGGGCGGAACTCGACGTTTGGGACGAAGGCCCGGGGATCCCCGCCGACGAGCTTCCCCGCATCTTCCGGCGGTTCGTGCGCGGCCGCGCCACGGGGGGCGTCCCGGGTAGCGGCCTCGGGCTTGCGCTCGTCCGCGACCTCGCCCGCCACATGGGGGCGTACGTACGCCTCGCCTCGCGGCCAGGGTCGGGAACGCGGGCGACGCTCTACCTCCCCGCCGAAGAGGCAGACCTCGCGTAG
- a CDS encoding S1C family serine protease, translated as MLASNLQRLRPLVVLSAFVLLVAVLAGGCDAVFGKGPFAGTSAPPSSSSPAPSAGGKEAILEQDGHSVVAEMVKKAGPAVVRIETRIASGGSAPPSPFALPFPFDVPQEPRGAIGSGFFIDDKGTILTNNHVIENASEIKVYLVDRKEPLPARVVGRDPELDLAVLKVDGGPFPYLPLGDSEAMWVGDFVVAIGNPYGLDHTVTFGVLSAKERPLTIQGKPFKNLLQTDASINPGNSGGPLLNLRGEVIGINTAVSAQGQGLGFAIPINSVKEVLNDLLTKGKVSRPWLGVSVQDLTPDVADYLGIPGAKGALVMQVFPNSPAARAGLRPYDVITSFDGKNVTSAQDLVNLIQESKIGEAKKLLIYRDGKLQNIEVTIGEKSYD; from the coding sequence ATGCTCGCATCGAACCTTCAGCGGCTGCGGCCGCTCGTCGTCCTCTCCGCCTTCGTCCTCTTGGTCGCTGTTCTCGCGGGCGGGTGTGACGCCGTGTTCGGGAAGGGGCCCTTTGCGGGGACAAGCGCTCCGCCTTCGTCGTCTTCCCCGGCGCCGTCCGCGGGCGGGAAAGAGGCGATCCTCGAGCAGGACGGCCACAGCGTCGTCGCCGAAATGGTGAAGAAGGCCGGGCCGGCCGTGGTGCGCATCGAAACGCGCATCGCCTCGGGAGGAAGCGCCCCACCTTCTCCCTTTGCGCTTCCCTTTCCCTTTGACGTTCCGCAGGAACCGCGGGGGGCGATCGGCTCGGGGTTCTTCATCGACGACAAAGGGACGATCCTCACGAACAACCACGTGATCGAAAACGCCTCGGAGATCAAGGTCTACCTGGTGGACCGCAAGGAGCCTTTGCCCGCCCGCGTGGTCGGCCGCGATCCCGAGCTCGACCTCGCCGTCCTCAAGGTAGACGGCGGCCCGTTCCCGTACCTCCCCTTGGGCGATTCGGAGGCGATGTGGGTGGGCGACTTCGTGGTCGCCATCGGAAATCCCTACGGCCTCGACCACACGGTTACCTTTGGCGTGCTCAGCGCGAAGGAGCGCCCGCTTACGATTCAAGGGAAGCCCTTCAAGAACCTGCTTCAGACCGACGCCTCAATCAACCCCGGAAACTCCGGCGGACCGCTCCTCAACTTGCGGGGTGAGGTGATCGGGATCAACACGGCCGTGAGCGCCCAAGGGCAGGGGCTGGGTTTCGCCATCCCCATCAACTCCGTGAAGGAGGTGCTCAACGACCTCCTCACGAAGGGCAAGGTGAGTCGGCCTTGGCTCGGCGTGAGCGTGCAGGACCTCACGCCCGACGTCGCCGACTACCTTGGAATCCCGGGAGCCAAGGGCGCGCTCGTGATGCAGGTGTTTCCCAACAGCCCCGCGGCAAGGGCGGGACTCCGCCCCTACGACGTGATCACCTCGTTTGACGGCAAGAACGTGACGTCCGCCCAAGACCTCGTCAACCTCATCCAGGAGAGCAAGATCGGCGAGGCGAAGAAGCTCCTCATATACCGCGACGGCAAACTCCAAAACATCGAGGTCACCATCGGGGAAAAGAGCTACGATTGA
- a CDS encoding dipeptidase, whose protein sequence is MTNPNAHAVERALAYARSEEGRFLEELFAFLRIPSISALPAHREDVRRAGEFLAEHLKALGFPTVRVYETEGHPIVYAEYLVDPSLPTVLFYGHYDVQPVDPEAEWTTPPFEPEIRDGAVYARGASDDKGQVWLFLKAVESFLRGAGGLPVNLKVLLEGEEEIGSPNLVRALSREREAWRADVVLVADTGMPEPGRPAITVGLRGICGLEIRVRGARTDLHSGEFGGIVRNPIQALVELLARFHDAEGRVAVPGFYDEVRPLSREEREAIRALARDEHELARTLGVPELYGEAGYSYLERNWARPTLEFNGIGGGFQGEGTKTVIPREAFAKITCRLVPDQDPERIRERILAFVEEHAPRGVVTTVTAFDSGPPYVVNPDRPAIAAAARALEATFGTPPVYVRMGGSIPIAAPLAQNLNAPVVFLGFGLPDDRIHAPDEHFRLEQFTKGLEAMVRTLAELGKSPAS, encoded by the coding sequence ATGACGAACCCGAACGCGCACGCCGTAGAGCGCGCCCTCGCCTACGCGCGCTCCGAAGAGGGCCGCTTCCTCGAAGAGCTCTTCGCCTTTTTGCGCATCCCCTCCATTAGCGCCTTGCCGGCGCACCGCGAGGACGTCCGCCGGGCGGGCGAGTTCCTCGCCGAACACCTCAAGGCCCTGGGGTTCCCCACGGTGCGGGTGTACGAAACCGAGGGACATCCGATCGTCTACGCGGAATACCTCGTAGACCCGTCCCTGCCCACGGTCCTCTTTTACGGCCACTACGACGTGCAACCGGTGGATCCCGAGGCGGAGTGGACGACGCCGCCCTTCGAACCGGAAATTCGCGACGGTGCCGTGTACGCCCGTGGGGCGAGCGACGACAAGGGCCAGGTGTGGCTCTTCCTCAAGGCTGTGGAAAGTTTCCTCCGGGGGGCCGGCGGCCTGCCCGTAAACCTCAAGGTCCTCCTCGAAGGCGAGGAGGAAATCGGGAGCCCGAACCTCGTCCGCGCCCTCTCGCGGGAACGTGAAGCTTGGCGCGCCGACGTCGTCCTCGTCGCGGACACGGGGATGCCGGAACCCGGGCGCCCGGCGATCACCGTCGGCCTCCGCGGGATCTGCGGCTTGGAAATCCGCGTGCGCGGCGCCCGGACCGACCTCCACTCCGGAGAGTTCGGCGGCATCGTCCGCAACCCGATCCAAGCGCTCGTGGAGCTCCTCGCCCGCTTCCACGACGCCGAAGGGCGCGTGGCCGTTCCAGGCTTTTACGACGAAGTACGGCCCCTCTCGCGCGAAGAGCGCGAGGCGATCCGCGCCCTCGCCCGGGACGAACACGAGCTCGCCCGCACCTTGGGAGTCCCCGAACTCTACGGCGAAGCCGGCTACTCCTACCTCGAACGCAACTGGGCGCGACCCACCCTCGAGTTCAACGGCATCGGCGGAGGCTTCCAAGGAGAGGGAACGAAGACGGTGATCCCGCGGGAGGCCTTTGCCAAGATCACTTGCCGCCTCGTGCCCGACCAAGACCCCGAACGGATCCGAGAGCGCATCCTCGCCTTTGTCGAGGAACACGCCCCCCGAGGCGTCGTGACGACGGTAACCGCCTTCGACTCCGGACCCCCCTACGTCGTAAACCCCGACCGCCCGGCGATCGCCGCGGCGGCCCGCGCCCTCGAGGCGACGTTCGGAACTCCGCCGGTCTACGTGCGCATGGGGGGATCGATCCCGATCGCGGCACCGCTGGCGCAAAACCTAAATGCCCCCGTGGTCTTTTTGGGCTTCGGGCTGCCGGACGACCGAATTCACGCCCCCGACGAGCACTTCCGTCTCGAGCAGTTTACGAAGGGGCTCGAGGCAATGGTCCGCACCCTCGCGGAATTGGGCAAAAGCCCTGCCTCTTGA
- a CDS encoding DUF445 domain-containing protein, whose amino-acid sequence MSLLWNAVLLTAVGAFIGWATSAAAVWLIFRPHEPLYVGRVRVPLTPGVLPRHREELGRALGELVEGTLLPERAIVARLEEEDVRRLLQLFLLRTGRRAIAHLRAREDSAADTPLFASASESRREILRLWEDLAPDVAFHVWQGLLRRASSAEGYALVAEWTGRVLEEQGFLGRTVARTLREPIARSLHRAFVRYLASQGGRDVVAQVVRQVVQDAFAEGGEAWSRDPVLRRTLLRLLRREAPRLAALLQSALVRAVPEVYRALRPAELVEREVARIPMTLVEEAVRRIAHREIRAILVLGAVLGAGIGVLQLFFLR is encoded by the coding sequence GTGTCCCTCCTTTGGAACGCCGTTCTCCTTACGGCCGTCGGGGCGTTCATCGGTTGGGCGACGAGCGCTGCGGCCGTATGGCTCATCTTTCGCCCCCACGAACCTCTGTACGTCGGACGCGTCCGCGTTCCCCTCACCCCAGGGGTTTTGCCCCGCCACCGCGAAGAGCTCGGCCGCGCCCTCGGCGAACTCGTGGAAGGGACGCTCCTTCCCGAACGGGCGATCGTCGCGCGCCTCGAAGAGGAGGACGTACGGCGCCTCCTCCAGCTCTTCCTCCTGCGCACGGGCCGCCGTGCCATCGCCCACCTGCGGGCAAGGGAGGATTCCGCGGCGGACACCCCGCTCTTTGCCTCCGCTTCCGAGTCCCGAAGGGAGATCCTCCGCCTGTGGGAAGACCTCGCCCCGGACGTCGCCTTCCACGTATGGCAGGGGCTCCTCCGCCGCGCCTCGTCGGCGGAAGGGTACGCCCTCGTCGCGGAGTGGACGGGGCGGGTTCTCGAAGAGCAGGGCTTTCTCGGACGTACCGTAGCGCGCACGTTGCGCGAACCGATCGCCCGCTCCCTGCACAGGGCTTTCGTCCGCTACCTCGCCTCGCAAGGAGGCCGCGACGTCGTCGCTCAGGTCGTCCGCCAGGTGGTCCAAGACGCCTTTGCCGAAGGCGGCGAGGCGTGGAGCCGAGATCCGGTCCTCCGGCGCACGCTCCTTCGCCTTTTGCGGCGCGAAGCGCCGAGGCTCGCCGCATTGCTCCAGTCGGCGCTCGTGCGCGCCGTCCCCGAAGTCTACCGTGCCCTCCGCCCCGCGGAACTCGTAGAACGCGAGGTCGCGAGGATCCCCATGACCCTCGTGGAGGAGGCGGTGCGCCGAATCGCCCACCGCGAGATTCGCGCCATCCTCGTCCTCGGCGCCGTCCTCGGTGCGGGGATCGGAGTGTTGCAGCTCTTTTTCCTCCGCTGA